Part of the Bacillus cereus group sp. RP43 genome is shown below.
ACCCTTGAAGACTCTCACCTCGCTATGATACCATTAAGAGATGACTAATAGAGGTCTAAATGTATAAATATGCAATATTACATATTAAAATGCATTATTATTATATATATATAAACACTTACTATAATAAGGGTGTAAAGATTTACCACATCATGTATGTCTCCTTATTTACAGTATAAACTCCTCCTTAATTGAAGCTGGATTTGTTTTATTCCAACCATTATTCTCTACTTTTACATACTCTCCAATTTTTACAGTAGATTTAAAGTCATATTGTACATTTATTGTTTCATCTGATTGTTTGTTTTCCGTAATTGTGACCTACTTCAATTACTTATTTCATTTGCGATGGTGTAATATGGTCTAGCCATAGAATACCATCATATTGTTCAATTGGATTCATTATTTCTTCAGATTCTTTCAGACCCCAGTATCTTCCCGCAGTAGGAGAGAACATCCAAGAGGTTTCTGGACGGTTTCTTTCACCTTTTAAATTGACAAATATATGTGGGTATTGTGCAGCACTTAATATTTTTTCAATACTCTGTTCCGTGTGATCAGTTTCTACAGGAACTATTTCACTAATATCGCTATTCCAGCTGCTTCCACTACAAGCGTACACACCGACCATATACATTTGATCTTTAATACGTTTAGGCATGTAATCAATCATAGTCGGTGCTACAAAGTTATGTTTTTGTATATCAGTAAAATCGAGTATCATCTTTGAATTTTGTTTTCGAATATGATAGTTATGTCCCCATACGATGATTTTTTTGTTTTTGTATTGAATATCACTTAACCATGCTAAAGTTTGTCCCATTTTCTGATCTCGAATATAAAATGAGAACTCAGACGCTTTTGGATTCGGTGAGAATATGAAGTTTTTTTCTTTTACTTTAGCATCTTGATGAGTTTTAATCGTATCAATTCGTATACTAATGGCTTTCTCTAACAGATTTACATCATATGTATTAACTGGCGCGACCTCGAGTAATTCAGTTTTATGCTCTTGAATAAATGCTTTGATTTTTTCGTATTTGTCTATTACTGGCTGAATGTCCTTTTTATATTGTTCATACGGATACTGATTATTTTTTGGGTTAAATGTCCGCTCTATATCGACCAATTCTTTATCCACTAATTCAACATCATTAGCAATTTCAGGACTAATTTTCTCTAACCATTCTTTTGCAAATTGTGGGAAAGATGAATTCCACCAAATTTGAGTATCAAATCCAGTTAAAATCAGTGGAGTCCCTTTTTCTTTTTGCTCTTTTAGATAATGAAACAGTTCCTCAATTTCTTCTGTATGCCATACGGTTTCTAAAGATTGTTTCATGGCTTGAGTAGCAGTTAATCGGTCCAGTTTTTGGTTAACAGCATTTGCTTCTGCAAATCCAGATTCAAATGCCAGTACATCATATCCCATTTCTTCATGCAAATACTTAATGATCCGTACTTTAGATTGGTTTATTTCTTTGGCACCATGTGTACTTTCACCGAGAAGAACAATACGTTTATCCTGTACTGTTTCTTTTAAAAAGGACAAATCTTCAGTTGTCTGAGCATTAGGCTTGTTTAATTTTTTTGCATGCTCCTTTACCCATTCTTCCCATTTTGGTTGATCTTTAGGTTTTTCTTCTGCAGAAACAACGGATGTAAACGTCATAAATGCTAGGAGAGAAGCAACCATACCTACTTTCCACTTTTTAAACACATATTTCCCCTCCATTAATATATTTTTAGAAAAATAGAATAACCATCCAAATATTTACTATTTTCCCCTCGTGTTTATAATACTTAATAATATCAAAAGTAACAAGTTGAATATTCTTAATGTTTTATATTAAAAGAATTATATTTTCTCATTTTGAAATGAAAAAATAGAGCCGCAGCCCTCAATGAAAAGTATGGTGATAATTTACCAATGGATATTGGAGAAATCCACCTTTTTTCTAATTAGGAATTTCCACCTATGTTGTGCAAATATTGAATAATGTTTTTTATCAGATTAATAGGGGGAGGTATGGTTTTACCGTGGGAAGGAGTGCGTTTCAAAAGGTGTAGAAGCGATGCATATGGTCAAAAAAGAACAAATTGATTTACGGGATCAGTCTCTCCAAAGTCAAAATATTTTTATCAACCAGCTGTTTGGATTAATTGCTTAACAGGTGATTCCGTTAGGAATCTTTGATTTTTTTTATTTATCATTTTTTTGCATCAGAACCAATAGCTCTCCGCCCAACGCTACAACAATTAATAATGTTTTTTATAATCATTAGCTGTATCCAGTGAAATTCATTAATACCACATCCTCACCTTAAAACACTTTAAATACTTTAAAAAATCAATATAGTTATTCTTTATTTAAAGATAAATAAAAACCATAAACCTTACTTAAAGAATTATAAGGACTATGGTTTTATTTAGTATAGTTAATACACGTATCTCGGCTGAACCCCGTTATAATTAAATCGTTTCCTTTTCGCCATTTATTAAACTAACGGGCAGGATATGTTAATCAATTCGCGAATACTTCAAATAATCATTAGCAAAGATTCTGCATGAACCATAAAAAATGGTAACCTAAAAAAAGTGAAGGGGCAGCATAGCCTTATGAAACTAGGACATATAATGATTTTCGTCAATGACATGACAAAGGCGAGATGGTTTTATTCTGAATTGCTGGGTTTGCAAACATTGTTAGAGCAAGAAAATAAGCTTGTATTTGCCCTTGACGGCTGTCAGCTTATAGCTTTTAAGTGTGAAAAGACCAAAGAAATTGGAGATTATTCAAACGAGGCTAGAACAGTTTTGGTGTTTGAGGTTGTATCTGTTGAGCAAACTTATAAGGAAATGAAGGAAAAAGGTATTCAATTTTTGCATGATAAACCTACTCAAGGGCGATATGCTGCTTTCGTTGATCCGTTTGGTAACGTGCATGAAATCGCTGAATCGTTCGTTAACTTTGTTACAAACAACGTGGTGAAGCATATTACAACTGAAAAAGTAGAAAATCAGGAAAAATAATAAAATTTTTATAGATGTTTTGAAGCCAAAAGATGACTTATTCAATGTCATCTTTTGGCTTTTTTCTAGTGAAATTAAAAGTAAACTTCTAATAGGGGGGGCACCACATTGCTATCAAGCTAAGATTTTAAAGTACCCCCTAAACGAAACGATAATTTTATGTTTTTTACAGCACCGAAGTTCATTTTTATCGTTTTGGGGCAACCTTTTCTGTTCTTCTACGATGTTTCAAATGCGACAGTTTCTGCTTGAAAAGAAAAAGCAGGAGCTGAGTGAATACAAAGCGATTTATATGATTAAAGATTACTTTCCTTTACTGTTTCAAGCAATAGCCGTTAACAAACATACTATGTAACAGCAAACGAAGCAAAAAATAAGCCCGTTACTAAAGCACATCATTCACATTTAAAAGGATATACCTATACCTTCTTTCCTTAAAATTACCAAAATCCATTTACAAATCTATAAAAGTAGATATAATATCCTTATGGAACCTTTATTAATTTATAAAGCATTGTCAAATGAAACACGATGTCAAATTTTATCATGGTTGAAAAATCCAGAAAACCATTTCGATGAAAAACCTTATCTAGAACAAGGCCTTAACTTTCAAGTTGGAGTATGTGTAGGAGATATCCAGCTTAAAACTGGCTTAGCCCAATCGGTTATTTCTAGCTATTTATTAACTATGAAAAAAGCAGGCTTACTAGAATCTGACCGAATTGGAAAATGGACATACTATCGCCGAAATGAAAAAACAATACGAGAGTTTTCTGAATACGTTCAAAACGAATTATAAAGTAAAAGCTACTAAGCAACCTACCAATTGATTAGTAGCTTTCACACATTCTGCTTTTTACAGGTATCCAATTACTTTTTTATAAAATTGCACTACCTATAAAAGCAAGAAACATAGAAAGGAGAAAAATTTTTAATATATCATATCTAGTTATTTAGATATCTGTTATTGTATTTCGAATTACATAATCCTGATAATATTGGCATCCAATCATGCTTGTAATAATGTTTCTTTGTTAATGAATTTACTTTCAAAATACTGATACGAATGGAGAGTTTTATAAATGAAAAAAGTAAATCCTTTACTTATTCTGACACTCGCAATAGGTGTGTTCGGAATTATTACTACCGAGATGGGTATTGTTGGCGTATTACCACAAATCACTCAAAAATTCGGAATTTCAACTACACAAGCTGGATTTTTAGTAAGTATATTTGCACTAGTTGTTGCTATTTCTGGTCCGTTTTTAATTCTGCTCGTCTCTAGTATTAATCGCAAAATAATTTTATTAACAGCAATTTTTATATTTGTTATTTCAAATATAATCTACGCTTATACAACACAATTTGAAATCATGCTTATTTTTCGTATTTTACCGGCTGCACTTCATCCACTCTTCTTTTCAATCGCTCTTGTAACAGCTGCTAAACTTGTCCCTCCAGAAAAGAGCGGTCAAGCGGTTACAAAAGTTTTCATGGGAATTACTGTTGGCTTTGCTTTAGGTGTACCACTAACCTCTTACCTTGCAGACCAATTTTCACTCGAAATTGCTTTCTTATTCGGAGCGTTCGTTAACACTCTTGCATTCATTGGAATACTAACCCTACTTCCTTCTATGCCTGTTAAAGAAAAAATGTCTTTCGGCAAACAAATTCGTATACTCGGCAAACCAGGTTTATGGTTAAATATTTTAACCGTCACATTCCTTTTTGCAGCCATGTTTTCCGTATACAGCTACTTCGCCGAGTACCTTGCAAAAGTAACTTCCATGAACGGATCTCTCATCAGTATCATGCTATTCATATTTGGTATAGTTATGATTTTAGGTAATCATTTATTTGGTAGTCTCCTGCAAAAAAGCATAATAAACACCGTAATATCATTCCCTATTCTATATTCTGTTGTTTACATATTGGTTTATTATTTAGGTTCCTACCTTGTTCCAATGATT
Proteins encoded:
- a CDS encoding erythromycin esterase family protein, with the protein product MFKKWKVGMVASLLAFMTFTSVVSAEEKPKDQPKWEEWVKEHAKKLNKPNAQTTEDLSFLKETVQDKRIVLLGESTHGAKEINQSKVRIIKYLHEEMGYDVLAFESGFAEANAVNQKLDRLTATQAMKQSLETVWHTEEIEELFHYLKEQKEKGTPLILTGFDTQIWWNSSFPQFAKEWLEKISPEIANDVELVDKELVDIERTFNPKNNQYPYEQYKKDIQPVIDKYEKIKAFIQEHKTELLEVAPVNTYDVNLLEKAISIRIDTIKTHQDAKVKEKNFIFSPNPKASEFSFYIRDQKMGQTLAWLSDIQYKNKKIIVWGHNYHIRKQNSKMILDFTDIQKHNFVAPTMIDYMPKRIKDQMYMVGVYACSGSSWNSDISEIVPVETDHTEQSIEKILSAAQYPHIFVNLKGERNRPETSWMFSPTAGRYWGLKESEEIMNPIEQYDGILWLDHITPSQMK
- a CDS encoding helix-turn-helix transcriptional regulator encodes the protein MEPLLIYKALSNETRCQILSWLKNPENHFDEKPYLEQGLNFQVGVCVGDIQLKTGLAQSVISSYLLTMKKAGLLESDRIGKWTYYRRNEKTIREFSEYVQNEL
- a CDS encoding MFS transporter, translating into MKKVNPLLILTLAIGVFGIITTEMGIVGVLPQITQKFGISTTQAGFLVSIFALVVAISGPFLILLVSSINRKIILLTAIFIFVISNIIYAYTTQFEIMLIFRILPAALHPLFFSIALVTAAKLVPPEKSGQAVTKVFMGITVGFALGVPLTSYLADQFSLEIAFLFGAFVNTLAFIGILTLLPSMPVKEKMSFGKQIRILGKPGLWLNILTVTFLFAAMFSVYSYFAEYLAKVTSMNGSLISIMLFIFGIVMILGNHLFGSLLQKSIINTVISFPILYSVVYILVYYLGSYLVPMIFIVFIWGIVHAGGLIVGQTWLISEAKEAPEFGNSLFVSFSNLGITLGTTIGGWFISNLGIHQLIWSGFIFTLLSFLLIIIKLKFFNSNNQASLSS